A stretch of the Synechocystis sp. PCC 7338 genome encodes the following:
- a CDS encoding SH3 domain-containing protein, which produces MSDYQMSFSDFNLDVYEIPNTNGEIIAEIPAGRRFSLSDIYAKYYDGFCWYEIITFSVDERGWIAFQPNDTQLSNIPSNQNESLTQSPSPNIAPEPSPTVDSSRAEATTETNSQNNEDLLIIVYLFVAGTIGLSIVIGKLAVDLLNAFSTKPSKNKSLQQMGSKTLKKITASRVTGGAKCKVINVTQTDIVLPDKNQINTPDSIIEADVYNYFLENNFIDAKGHVISNGEQAIDALLEVENTEKPTQSFGFSLEYCITNFNQGNKDFFDDQSQFQYLKPTESVIHGKAGNLSLGDRQEFEEGERSQASYLAFTIGEEIWLIPNLMLSRWQRLMTNSYFFDSYGNLQNPNLVKPAKLLLVGDRRWQIVEKGMFN; this is translated from the coding sequence ATGAGTGATTATCAGATGTCATTTTCTGATTTTAATTTGGACGTTTACGAGATTCCCAATACTAATGGGGAAATTATTGCAGAAATTCCTGCTGGTAGAAGATTTTCTTTATCTGACATTTATGCCAAGTATTATGATGGCTTTTGTTGGTATGAAATCATCACTTTTTCCGTAGACGAAAGAGGGTGGATTGCTTTTCAACCCAATGATACTCAACTGAGTAATATTCCTTCCAATCAAAATGAATCTTTAACACAATCTCCTAGCCCAAATATTGCACCAGAGCCAAGCCCTACAGTAGATTCAAGTAGAGCAGAAGCTACCACTGAAACTAACTCTCAGAACAATGAAGACTTGCTAATTATAGTTTATTTATTTGTTGCTGGTACCATTGGTTTGAGTATCGTCATTGGCAAGCTGGCAGTTGACTTGTTGAATGCTTTTTCAACTAAGCCTAGTAAAAATAAATCTCTCCAACAAATGGGAAGCAAAACTTTAAAGAAAATTACCGCTTCTAGGGTTACTGGCGGTGCAAAATGCAAAGTTATTAATGTCACCCAAACTGATATTGTTTTACCAGATAAAAATCAAATAAATACACCAGATTCAATTATCGAGGCAGATGTTTATAATTATTTTTTAGAAAATAATTTTATCGATGCCAAAGGCCATGTAATAAGCAATGGAGAACAAGCTATAGATGCCTTATTAGAAGTAGAAAATACCGAAAAACCAACCCAATCTTTTGGCTTCAGCTTGGAATATTGCATCACTAATTTTAACCAGGGCAACAAAGATTTTTTTGATGATCAATCCCAGTTCCAATACCTTAAGCCCACAGAAAGTGTTATCCATGGCAAGGCAGGCAATCTTAGTCTTGGCGATCGCCAGGAATTTGAAGAAGGAGAAAGGAGCCAAGCTTCCTATTTGGCCTTTACCATTGGGGAAGAAATTTGGTTAATTCCGAATCTAATGCTCAGCCGCTGGCAAAGACTAATGACTAACAGTTACTTTTTTGACAGCTATGGCAATTTACAAAACCCTAACCTAGTCAAGCCCGCTAAACTTCTCCTAGTCGGCGATCGCCGTTGGCAAATAGTCGAAAAAGGTATGTTTAATTAA
- a CDS encoding class I SAM-dependent methyltransferase, with the protein MTDRRQYSPATQRNREAIAAVLQEYLPPQGSILEIASGTGEHACFFAPLFSPRWWITSDPDPLCRESILAWREHEALDNFQPPLDLDVQSSLWPVEAEVLPEPITAMVAINLIHISPWKSCLGLLNGAERILPAGGILYLYGPYRQKEVPTAPSNEAFDQSLRSRNPAWGLRNLEDVIGEAEKRNLHNQAVIAMPANNLSVIFEKGPEQNTF; encoded by the coding sequence ATGACCGATCGCCGTCAATATTCCCCTGCTACCCAACGCAACCGAGAGGCGATCGCCGCTGTTTTGCAGGAATATTTACCTCCCCAAGGCAGTATTTTGGAAATTGCCAGTGGCACCGGGGAACACGCTTGTTTTTTTGCGCCCCTATTTTCCCCTCGCTGGTGGATAACGTCCGATCCTGATCCCCTTTGTCGGGAAAGTATTCTTGCTTGGCGGGAGCATGAAGCATTGGACAATTTTCAGCCACCTTTAGATTTAGATGTGCAATCATCGCTGTGGCCGGTGGAAGCAGAAGTTTTACCAGAACCCATCACTGCCATGGTGGCAATCAACTTAATCCATATTTCCCCCTGGAAATCCTGCTTAGGGTTACTGAATGGGGCAGAACGCATTTTACCGGCGGGGGGCATTCTCTATCTCTACGGTCCCTATCGTCAAAAGGAAGTACCAACGGCCCCTAGCAATGAAGCGTTTGACCAATCTTTGCGGAGTCGCAACCCAGCTTGGGGTTTGAGAAATTTGGAGGATGTGATTGGGGAAGCGGAAAAAAGGAATTTACATAATCAGGCTGTGATTGCTATGCCCGCCAATAACTTATCGGTGATCTTTGAGAAAGGGCCAGAGCAAAATACTTTTTGA